Genomic DNA from Solanum pennellii chromosome 3, SPENNV200:
AATTGATTGCAGGATGTTACTGCATCTTCTAGGAAACCAAAAGTCAAGAAGAAAGGAAGGGAGAGCACCTTACTATCAAGTGGCCCTGATGCTTCTGAATGTCAAGGTTCCCTTTTCGTCACTGCACTTTCTTTTTCCTTACCTCTCTAGATGGCTATTCAATGAATTGGGAATATTTCCTGTCATTAGATGCAGTTGCAGCAGGTTTTTGTGAGATGTTGGAAGATTTTTGTGGCAGGGCAGAAATTTTTAGTGAGGAGCGGGAGGAAAGAGAATTTTTAGCAGTGTCTGTGGCAGATCTTAAAGTTGTTCTGAGGGAGATCACATCCATCCGAGCAAAGAAAGCACTGAATTCGATTCCAGTTGATAATCTAGTAAGATTTCTTAGGGTCTTAGATCACCAGATTCATCGAGCAGAAGGTTTATCAATTAATGATAGTGAACATGTAAGTTAGCAATTATGCATTTCATGTTATTCTTTAGACTTCCAGTACAGATAATGCCTCTTTAGTTTCCTATATAGTTTTCTCTTTCCAGTTAAAAATTGCAAGTACCGACTTTGGcttccattatttttttttgaaactgacTTTGGCTTCCATTATTTTCTTGTAACTGGCCTTTTTCTGTTTGTTACCTATGGGCTGGTAGTGGGTCATGCCACTGTCTGGAAATCATGGCTCTTGTCAACATGGCACACTTTTGAATTTGTTAACGATCGTAATAACATTGTCATGGCCATAGTTAATAATAAGGTTTTGGTTTTCCCATGTTGTGCAGATGGATGCAGAGGTTGTGTCATCGATTTTCTGTGCTTTAGAGTCCATTCATGCAGCTTTAGCTATAATGGCTTACAATGGGATGCCTAAGCAATTGTATAAGGAAGAAGTATGCTCTtaactcttttttgttttttcctttattgAATATATCTTGAAAATTACAAATACAGATTTCATTTTGATTCTTGTGTTGGTATCTTTGCACGTCTCCTTTTAGTATGTTAACTTTTAAGCTGACCTTTGTCTTTGATACCAGATTATTGAAAGAATCGTGGAGTTCTCCCGGCACCAAGTTATGGATGTTATCTTTGGTAGTGATCCCGTGTACCGTGCACTGCACAAACCACCCGAGAGGGGGATTCCTGAAGGTAGAATTCTGAGTACTAGATTATTGATTATTAGTGTACTAGGACtctatttgaatatttattgaaGTCATTAGAAAATTGACTTCTCGATGATTGTGAAGTCAAGTAAACGAAAGaatcatattaaattataaaatgacatgGAGAGAAGTTCTATAGCTTGCAGAATACATAGGAAGTAGAATTTAGAAGTGTTTACCCCTAGGCGTTCTTGTTGAACAAAATACTAAATGTAGGAAAGTTAAAGCTAATTTTAGTGTAATGGTATCTTATGATTTTGAAACTTCTCGGTGGTGTCTGGAATTAAATTGTCTGCCTTTGAGTTGATTGGAGATCGTTTAATGAATCTTCTGCAGAGCTGAAAAATAGGTTGGGAACCCTAGAAAGGAGTTTTGAAGTTTTCCTAACTTAAAAAAGGATGGAGATACAGTATATATAATTAGATCTAACCATCAATCCTCAGTCTGAAGTATTTTACCTCTAATTCAGTCCATATTTTGAATTTCTGTGCTGCCCATAACTATTGCAGGTCCTTttctctcatcactctaccTTTCCGATCTTTGCTTTCACTGTTTACAATCCTTCTGAGAAAGTGACGAAACTATCCGATGTTCTGGAATCGTTTTGTGTTGATGAGTATTTAATTAGATCAGTCTAAAATTGGCTTAGTTTCTTGGAATTAATGCAAACTTAGGTAAAGATAGGGCACAACCAAGGAAAAAGATCCAGATGATATCCACTAGTTGAGAATAGGTTTTAGTCTTTTAGAGGACCTCTAATATTATTACattattgttatatttatttaagcatatttaacctattatttctctttatttttatttggtgtAATGATGACATGAGTTAAGTTTAAATGGAACAGTGACCATTCGTTCCCGAGCCCAACTTGTTTTGGACCGAGGCTTAGTTGTTATAAACTTGTAGTCTAAAATTGCGATGATATGAAAGGGTTAACCTGTGGAATAGTTCTAATGTTTATTGTTTCAGTATGGCTTGGATCATCACTGGGGAAGTAAAGCATTTTAGCTTTATCAATTACCATACTCCTTTCTTTCTGTTCTTCTATGACACTGTTCTATCTTGTAGTTTTCAAACTGTGAATTCTGATTCCCATTTGTGTGATAGGTATAAGGGTTCAGTTTCGTCTCTGTTAATTGGCTTATAAATTAAACCTATTTTGTATATGCTAGATATAGTCCAGTCCTTTACTTAGACTATATCTATGTTTTCATATGCTTCCaggtgaagaagatgaagaggtCAATGGGGATTTTGTTTCACCAAATAGGAAGAAGAGATCTACTAGGAGTGCAAAACCAAGGAAATCAACATCAAACAAGTATGATTGTAAATATTGGTGTCCTTGATAATGTGTTTTTGGTCTCTTATATGAAAAGTCCTATAACCTCATGCTGGTATTATCAAATTTGTAGGGTTTCTTCTGCTGTTGGTAATATACTTCAGAAGCTTGATGTGATTCTTGGTTTTCTTAAGGAGTTGTGCACTATAGAGCATCTACCAGACAGTTGCGTTATTCAACTTATTAAGACTTGTTTCACAACATTTGTGGTTGAAAACATCCAGCTTTTGCAAATGAAATCAATAAGCTTAATAAGTGGGGTAATGAAACTTCATTTACTTGAAGTTTGTCTTTTTAGTCTAAATGAATCATATCTACTGTGGAACTTAGTTGTGTATGTGTTGTTGAGTTTGCAGATATTTTATGCATACACACAGCATCGTGCTTCTATAATGGATGAAGCACTTCTGATTCTTTTGAAATTACCCTCTTCTAAGCGCATGCCCAGAACTTATCCTCTACCTGATGAAGAGCAGAGGCAAATCCAGTTCATCACTGCTCTTTTAATTCAAATAGTTCACAGCAGTTCAAACCTTCCAGATGTTTTGAGGGAATCATCTGACAGTCCTTCTCTAGAAGTCTCAGTTGATGCCAGTTACCCTACCAAATCTTGTGAGTCAGTCACGGAAGCGTGCTGTCTTTTCTGGAGTCGTGTTCTTCAACGTctaacaaacacaaaaaatcaGGAGGCAGCTGAGTTGAAGACAATGATTGAGAATCTTGTCATTGATCTGTTAACTACTTTGAATTTGCCTGAATATCCAGCCTCTGCTCCTCTTTTGGAGGTATTAGAGATGTGGTTATATTTCCGAATCCTCTTTATTGGCTATATAttaaagacacacttatatgcAGGTTCTTTGTGTTTTACTCCTTCAAAATGCTGGGTTGAAATCTAAAGATATTTCTGTTCGTTCGATGGCCATTGACCTTCTTGGCACAATTGCTGCAAGGCTGAAACAAGATGCAGTCCGCTGTAGGGAGGAGAAATTCTGGATAGTAAAGGAGTTGAGAAGTGGGGAAATGATTGACCGGAATCCTCCCAAGGATGCATGTTCTGTTTGTTCGGATACCAGGATTGAAAAATCACTTGTTCAATgccatggttgtcagagactaTTTCATCTTAACTGTACTGGAATCAGGGGTCATGATATTCCGAATCGCGGCTTTCATTGCCAGATGTGTATCTCCAAGAAGCAACTTCTTGTACTGAAATCACTATGCGAGTCTCAGTCCAATGATGCTGGGCAAAATAACCGTACTAACTCAGGAAAAATGTCACAAGTTGCTGAGGCAATCACAAATTTGGAGATTGTTCAGCAGCTACTACTGAATTATCTCCGTGATGCTGCAACTGTGGATGATTTACATCTATTTACTCGCTGGTCAGTGCTTCtgtgaaattgatattttaatgctattagtatttttctttctgtttttgATAACCCTGACAAGAAAAACAATTGCAGGTTCTATCTTTGTCTTTGGTACAAAGATGACCCTAATTCAGAGCAAAAGTTCATGTATTATGTTGCACGATTAAAGTCACAAGCAATTGTGCGTGACTCTGGTTCTCTTTCTTCGCTAATGACAAGAGAGTCGGCAAAAAAGATAACTTTAGCATTGGGACAGAATAGTTCTTTTTCTAGAGGATTTGACAAGATTCTGCAAGTGCTTCTGGTTGGTGAAATAACACTTCCCCACTTTTACTCGAGCACATAGTCTTTTATACTCATTATAAGATGCTTTACAGGCAAGTTTGCGGGAGAACTCTCCAATAATTCGTGCAAAGGCATTGCGAGCAGTAAGTGGGTTgcataaacattctaaaatttagaTTTCTTCTGTTCCAACTTCTGGAGTACTTAGTTTCTGCTCTACTTGTTTGTGTCATAATTGAGAGCAGGTTAGTATCATTGTTGAGGCTGACCCAGAGGTTTTGGGTGATAAGCTTGTCCAAACAGCAGTGGAAGGGAGGTTTTGTGACTCTGCTATATCTGCCCGAGAAGCTGCGTTGGAACTTGTAGGCAGGCATATTGCTTCATATCCTGATGTTGGTCTGAAGGTATTGAATTTAGATCTATTGATCCAACATGCTTGTGGTGACACTTTCAGGATGGCTATATTTGTCCTCCTAACGCGTCTTTGGGTTGCGCAGTACTTTGAGAAGTTGGCGGAGAGAATAAAGGATACTGGAGTAAGCGTGCGAAAGCGTGCTATCAAAATCATACGGGACATGTGCACTTCAAATTCTAACTTCTCAGAGTTAACTACTGCTTGCGTTGAAATTATTTCCCGAGTTAATGATGAGGAATCCAGTGTACAGGTAGAAGTAGTCCATATCAATTTCCTTACCATTTTAACATTTGAGCTGATTCTCTTTGTTCTTCTGTCCTCTCTTTGGTTAAATAGTGATACAAGAACCCTGACCATAAAAATATCTGCCCTAGATGAATGTAGAACGTGCAAGGTTCTTCTGATGATCGACTATAATCATCGTTACACTTTAGACCTGACAAGTGGCTGACCTAGAACAAGGCACACGATTCTTGGTGCGATTCATAGGCCAGTCCCAAGCCAGTCATTCTGCATGGGTAGGGGCCCAGTCCTGCCCACAAAGGCTCCAGTTGGATGGACTGGGTAGTGGCCTGAttctttaaaagaattttgaactttgatttatttaacAAGATTCAAgtatttaaacttattttagagTCGAGGACTGAAGAAGTGTAATATTGAAGATTTACTTTCGAAAAATACAATCgaaaatatacaaaaatcattaatatagtAACAGGTGAAGGTTAAGTAAAAGATTGGGTTATATTAGTGTGAAATTAGAACCTCAGATTGTTACTTCATGTTCCATTTTATATGACAACCTTTTGCTTATAGCAGAAAAGGATGACACCTTTCTATATCTTGATGTGGACAATTTTATTTGGTCAGATTCCAGAACCATACAAGGAATCCTTAGAttctgttttattttcttacataTAGGACCTGGTCTGCAAGACATTTTATGAGTTTTGGTTTGAAGAACCTTCTGGTTCACAACATCATTATTTCGGAGATGGAAGTTCTGTTCCACTTGAGGTGGCTAAGAAAACAGAGCAAATTGTTCAGATGCTGAGAAGGATGCCCAGTCTTCAACTTCTTGTAACTGTGATTAAACGCAACTTAGCCCTTGATTTCTTTTCACAATCTGCTAAAGCTGTCGGTATCAACCCCGCGTCCCTTGCCTCAGTCCGTAGGCGCTGCGAGTTGATGTGCAAGTGCTTACTTGAGAAAATACTGCAGGTATTTGATTTGTTGGATGGTGCCTCTTAAATGTTTAGACTTCTTTTTTGTAAATAGAATGTTCAAGTATCTTGTTCTTCCAGGTGATAGAGATGAATACGGGAGAAGGAGAGGTGCTTATGCTACCATACATGAGGCTCTTGCATGCCTTTTGTGTTGTTGATCCTACTCTATGTGCACCAGCTTCTGATCCTTCCCAGTTTGTGATCACGCTACAACCTTATTTGAAGAGTCAGGTTGTGCATCTATTTGGTTTTAAGCTTAGTTgtggactcttcacttttgatgccACACCTGtgtcggattctccaaaaaCACACTACGTTTGGCGATTCCGACACACACCTGTTGACATTTTTTAAGAGTCCGAGAAACATTGCTTTTAAGGCACTCCACAGTGATTCTAGGTTATTGTCTTCTATGTGAGAAAATTTGCTTTTCTACTGATGATTGGCTGTGCACTTTGTGTTCATATGCGTCTGGTGCATGCACTACTAAGTTTGTATATTAGCAAACTTGAAATGGATATAGTACATGAGGCTCGTTTCGGTCAAAAAGCACAAAATACCGGTTAATGCGTGTTTTTGTCTATGTGCTAACTTGAAAGGGATATAGTACAAATAGCTCTTGGGTTTCAACTTCCAAGCGCAATGCACCTATCGATTGGTTTATAAAGAAGCACAGGGAAGACTGGTGTGTTATCATTTATACCAACCATGTTTTACACTATTTTCTGAAAACAAGCTATGTAATCTTATGTTAAGAAGTGGAAAATTATCAAATGAGTGAAGACAGAATATCTAGGTTCAGATAATACTAGAAAACACAATGGATATTCAAAACTATGTAATGGTAGTGGTAATGAACTTTTGATTCATGCAAATGAATCTTTGGGAAGAATGATAAGAGCATAAACATACAGTTGTTGCGATGGTGACAGAGAACTAGTTGGGATTTATGCATGGTAAATCTACTACAAAGGTTACATTTTGCTGAATGTTGATAGTACCTAAAAAAGTATATGATTGATGTATGAACAAACTCTTTTGGGTGCTTGAGAAAAAATTATCGATGGAAAAACAGAAGAAacaaattcatatataaaaataacagaaagagtATGTACTAGTAACTAAGCAAGTGATCATAAGTGTGAGAATAGTTCCCCATCATCGTGGGTTGCACTAGAGATATTCTTTCAGCCATATTTGTTTGCCTTAGTTATTGATAACTTAACTGATTGTACATAGGGTGAGGTAATTTATGCCATTTGCAAATGATGTTGCACTACTAGATGAAATTGTAGTAGGGAATTCTATCAAATTTGGACTCATGGAGATCATGAGAAACACTCTGGAGAATAAGTTTTATGACAAGTAAAAGTAAGAGAATATATGCAATGCAAGTTTAGCCTTCATTCAATGAACGAAACTGAATTGATTTGTATGAGATTATGCCGCCTTAATGCATATAATTTAGATGTACAGGCTAATCTTCTTGGAAAATAGAATTACAGGGAAAGATGAATTCAGAATCAAGATAAGGTAACTTACATGGGAGTGTGTTACAGGCTGCAATGCACTTTGAAGAAAAGTCTCGTAGAACGATTGTGATACCAACAATGTAATGTGGGTGCAACAAATCCCGAAGAGGGGTGTCGTGGAAATGCAATGTTGGGATGAATCATTCAAAATTGGACGTGATTAGGAATTATTATCAAAAAGGTTCAAGTAACACCATAGAGGATAAAGTGAGTTCACATGAGATTGTTCAATCATGTTGTACAATCATTTAAAATTGGATTAGATTAGAAATGATTATTAATATGGTTCAAGTAACACACATAGAGGATAAAACTGAGAGGTGGCACGAGATGGTTCGACTATGTCCTACTAAGAGCTTTGAATATATCAGTCTGGAGTGTATGCATTAGTGTGTGGATGTACCTCTATACTAAAGCTATTTATCCTGGTTGTCACTGTACGTGCTTGTTGAGTCACTGCTACTGCACGGCCACCTGATTCCTACTTTTCTTTTGCTGTACTTGTAAATGTTAAATACTCCAAACAAATTTATGATATACTTTGTTTATGGCTTCTGTTAGGCTGATAATCGAGTTGCTGCCCAGCTTTTGGAGAGTATAATCTTTGTGATTGATTCTGTTTTGCCTTTACTAAGGAAGCTTCCTGAAAGTGTTGCTGAAGAACTTGAACAAGATCTGAAGCAAATGATTGTTCGGCATTCTTTCTTGACAGTTGTCCATGCTTGCATCAAGTATCTACTCTTTCATTAATACCCTCTTTTCAATAAATTGGGACTAGCCATTTCCCTTCATATATTTTTCACAACTTCATATTCCATGATTCACTTTTTTCCTTATAAGCTTTTGCTTACAAAATTATAGGTGCCTCTGCTCTGTAAGTAATGTTGCTGGAAGAGGCTCAACTATCGTTGAACACCTTATCCAGTTATTCTTCAAACGCCTTGATGCCCTAGGTTTCAGTAACAAGCAGGTATATGAAACCCCATGAAGTTTCTGGTCATTACTAGGAAAAAACAGATGTTTctctttgtattttgttataAGATCTGTATGGCATTATTGcttactttatttctttttcagcACTTTCAGCAAGTGGGCCGGTCTCTTTTCTGCCTGGGTTTGTTAATACGTTACAGTAGCTCATTATTGCATGCATCTGTTTCCAGTAACAACTTACATGTTTCTAGCAGCCTCAACCTATTTAAGAAATATCTTCAGGCCGAAGACTTTGTTATCAAGGTCCG
This window encodes:
- the LOC107014471 gene encoding sister chromatid cohesion protein SCC2 isoform X3; the encoded protein is MANSSGSSGVPQGISLSNTVHSEIAPSLPLPSLPVFCGALDHQLRLFDERSESRSLNRSDILIHANKIADLLHNTDISYLNLRADASSQSHGFVGHLDLHNEVLNCNSEAFALINAGPIKETARSRKANSNSLESVPAVQLPQQGTVEIHNYQHDHVISDVTASSRKPKVKKKGRESTLLSSGPDASECQDAVAAGFCEMLEDFCGRAEIFSEEREEREFLAVSVADLKVVLREITSIRAKKALNSIPVDNLVRFLRVLDHQIHRAEGLSINDSEHMDAEVVSSIFCALESIHAALAIMAYNGMPKQLYKEEIIERIVEFSRHQVMDVIFGSDPVYRALHKPPERGIPEGEEDEEVNGDFVSPNRKKRSTRSAKPRKSTSNKVSSAVGNILQKLDVILGFLKELCTIEHLPDSCVIQLIKTCFTTFVVENIQLLQMKSISLISGIFYAYTQHRASIMDEALLILLKLPSSKRMPRTYPLPDEEQRQIQFITALLIQIVHSSSNLPDVLRESSDSPSLEVSVDASYPTKSCESVTEACCLFWSRVLQRLTNTKNQEAAELKTMIENLVIDLLTTLNLPEYPASAPLLEVLCVLLLQNAGLKSKDISVRSMAIDLLGTIAARLKQDAVRCREEKFWIVKELRSGEMIDRNPPKDACSVCSDTRIEKSLVQCHGCQRLFHLNCTGIRGHDIPNRGFHCQMCISKKQLLVLKSLCESQSNDAGQNNRTNSGKMSQVAEAITNLEIVQQLLLNYLRDAATVDDLHLFTRWFYLCLWYKDDPNSEQKFMYYVARLKSQAIVRDSGSLSSLMTRESAKKITLALGQNSSFSRGFDKILQVLLASLRENSPIIRAKALRAVSIIVEADPEVLGDKLVQTAVEGRFCDSAISAREAALELVGRHIASYPDVGLKYFEKLAERIKDTGVSVRKRAIKIIRDMCTSNSNFSELTTACVEIISRVNDEESSVQDLVCKTFYEFWFEEPSGSQHHYFGDGSSVPLEVAKKTEQIVQMLRRMPSLQLLVTVIKRNLALDFFSQSAKAVGINPASLASVRRRCELMCKCLLEKILQVIEMNTGEGEVLMLPYMRLLHAFCVVDPTLCAPASDPSQFVITLQPYLKSQADNRVAAQLLESIIFVIDSVLPLLRKLPESVAEELEQDLKQMIVRHSFLTVVHACIKCLCSVSNVAGRGSTIVEHLIQLFFKRLDALGFSNKQHFQQVGRSLFCLGLLIRYSSSLLHASVSSNNLHVSSSLNLFKKYLQAEDFVIKVRSLQALGYVFIARPECMLEKDVGRILEATLSSNTDTRLKMQSLQNMYEYLLDAESQMGTNNASENEVANTAVGGPSVPVAAGAGDTNICGGIIQLYWSKILERCLDVNEQVRQSSLKIVEVVLRQGLVHPITCVPSLIALETDPQEVNSKLAHHLLMNMNEKYPSFFESRLGDGLQMSFMFIQAMNKGDSQSLKPQSKAPGIMSGKSEPGSFTHARLGVSRIYKLIRGNRISRNKFMASVVRKFDTPSWGDLVGPFLIYCTEILASLPFTSPDEPLYLIYSINRIIQVRAGTVEANMKGFLQFLQAGYQKLNGSGGIQTESNQPIRCQTETMVASTKVEEVLEGDHVGVDYGSVKPYMPHLASLNPHGISNTDLQMIQVECLAAGALQLLLRLKRHLKILYDLNDARCQAYSPNDPLKPGESLSKQSLPFNVNEINIEHPKNYEDFVRRYQEFKNALKEDTVDYAIYTANIKRKRAAPRRSRKSGRMMGGGEDEEYEEDEDWGSGMKSSNSGRRSSSRLRQHL
- the LOC107014471 gene encoding sister chromatid cohesion protein SCC2 isoform X1 is translated as MANSSGSSGVPQGISLSNTVHSEIAPSLPLPSLPVFCGALDHQLRLFDERSESRSLNRSDILIHANKIADLLHNTDISYLNLRADASSQSHGFVGHLDLHNEVLNCNSEAFALINAAHCSSFSGPIKETARSRKANSNSLESVPAVQLPQQGTVEIHNYQHDHVISDVTASSRKPKVKKKGRESTLLSSGPDASECQDAVAAGFCEMLEDFCGRAEIFSEEREEREFLAVSVADLKVVLREITSIRAKKALNSIPVDNLVRFLRVLDHQIHRAEGLSINDSEHMDAEVVSSIFCALESIHAALAIMAYNGMPKQLYKEEIIERIVEFSRHQVMDVIFGSDPVYRALHKPPERGIPEGEEDEEVNGDFVSPNRKKRSTRSAKPRKSTSNKVSSAVGNILQKLDVILGFLKELCTIEHLPDSCVIQLIKTCFTTFVVENIQLLQMKSISLISGIFYAYTQHRASIMDEALLILLKLPSSKRMPRTYPLPDEEQRQIQFITALLIQIVHSSSNLPDVLRESSDSPSLEVSVDASYPTKSCESVTEACCLFWSRVLQRLTNTKNQEAAELKTMIENLVIDLLTTLNLPEYPASAPLLEVLCVLLLQNAGLKSKDISVRSMAIDLLGTIAARLKQDAVRCREEKFWIVKELRSGEMIDRNPPKDACSVCSDTRIEKSLVQCHGCQRLFHLNCTGIRGHDIPNRGFHCQMCISKKQLLVLKSLCESQSNDAGQNNRTNSGKMSQVAEAITNLEIVQQLLLNYLRDAATVDDLHLFTRWFYLCLWYKDDPNSEQKFMYYVARLKSQAIVRDSGSLSSLMTRESAKKITLALGQNSSFSRGFDKILQVLLASLRENSPIIRAKALRAVSIIVEADPEVLGDKLVQTAVEGRFCDSAISAREAALELVGRHIASYPDVGLKYFEKLAERIKDTGVSVRKRAIKIIRDMCTSNSNFSELTTACVEIISRVNDEESSVQDLVCKTFYEFWFEEPSGSQHHYFGDGSSVPLEVAKKTEQIVQMLRRMPSLQLLVTVIKRNLALDFFSQSAKAVGINPASLASVRRRCELMCKCLLEKILQVIEMNTGEGEVLMLPYMRLLHAFCVVDPTLCAPASDPSQFVITLQPYLKSQADNRVAAQLLESIIFVIDSVLPLLRKLPESVAEELEQDLKQMIVRHSFLTVVHACIKCLCSVSNVAGRGSTIVEHLIQLFFKRLDALGFSNKQHFQQVGRSLFCLGLLIRYSSSLLHASVSSNNLHVSSSLNLFKKYLQAEDFVIKVRSLQALGYVFIARPECMLEKDVGRILEATLSSNTDTRLKMQSLQNMYEYLLDAESQMGTNNASENEVANTAVGGPSVPVAAGAGDTNICGGIIQLYWSKILERCLDVNEQVRQSSLKIVEVVLRQGLVHPITCVPSLIALETDPQEVNSKLAHHLLMNMNEKYPSFFESRLGDGLQMSFMFIQAMNKGDSQSLKPQSKAPGIMSGKSEPGSFTHARLGVSRIYKLIRGNRISRNKFMASVVRKFDTPSWGDLVGPFLIYCTEILASLPFTSPDEPLYLIYSINRIIQVRAGTVEANMKGFLQFLQAGYQKLNGSGGIQTESNQPIRCQTETMVASTKVEEVLEGDHVGVDYGSVKPYMPHLASLNPHGISNTDLQMIQVECLAAGALQLLLRLKRHLKILYDLNDARCQAYSPNDPLKPGESLSKQSLPFNVNEINIEHPKNYEDFVRRYQEFKNALKEDTVDYAIYTANIKRKRAAPRRSRKSGRMMGGGEDEEYEEDEDWGSGMKSSNSGRRSSSRLRQHL
- the LOC107014471 gene encoding sister chromatid cohesion protein SCC2 isoform X2; this encodes MANSSGSSGVPQGISLSNTVHSEIAPSLPLPSLPVFCGALDHQLRLFDERSESRSLNRSDILIHANKIADLLHNTDISYLNLRADASSQSHGFVGHLDLHNEVLNCNSEAFALINAAHCSSFSGPIKETARSRKANSNSLESVPAVQLPQQGTVEIHNYQHDHVISDVTASSRKPKVKKKGRESTLLSSGPDASECQVAAGFCEMLEDFCGRAEIFSEEREEREFLAVSVADLKVVLREITSIRAKKALNSIPVDNLVRFLRVLDHQIHRAEGLSINDSEHMDAEVVSSIFCALESIHAALAIMAYNGMPKQLYKEEIIERIVEFSRHQVMDVIFGSDPVYRALHKPPERGIPEGEEDEEVNGDFVSPNRKKRSTRSAKPRKSTSNKVSSAVGNILQKLDVILGFLKELCTIEHLPDSCVIQLIKTCFTTFVVENIQLLQMKSISLISGIFYAYTQHRASIMDEALLILLKLPSSKRMPRTYPLPDEEQRQIQFITALLIQIVHSSSNLPDVLRESSDSPSLEVSVDASYPTKSCESVTEACCLFWSRVLQRLTNTKNQEAAELKTMIENLVIDLLTTLNLPEYPASAPLLEVLCVLLLQNAGLKSKDISVRSMAIDLLGTIAARLKQDAVRCREEKFWIVKELRSGEMIDRNPPKDACSVCSDTRIEKSLVQCHGCQRLFHLNCTGIRGHDIPNRGFHCQMCISKKQLLVLKSLCESQSNDAGQNNRTNSGKMSQVAEAITNLEIVQQLLLNYLRDAATVDDLHLFTRWFYLCLWYKDDPNSEQKFMYYVARLKSQAIVRDSGSLSSLMTRESAKKITLALGQNSSFSRGFDKILQVLLASLRENSPIIRAKALRAVSIIVEADPEVLGDKLVQTAVEGRFCDSAISAREAALELVGRHIASYPDVGLKYFEKLAERIKDTGVSVRKRAIKIIRDMCTSNSNFSELTTACVEIISRVNDEESSVQDLVCKTFYEFWFEEPSGSQHHYFGDGSSVPLEVAKKTEQIVQMLRRMPSLQLLVTVIKRNLALDFFSQSAKAVGINPASLASVRRRCELMCKCLLEKILQVIEMNTGEGEVLMLPYMRLLHAFCVVDPTLCAPASDPSQFVITLQPYLKSQADNRVAAQLLESIIFVIDSVLPLLRKLPESVAEELEQDLKQMIVRHSFLTVVHACIKCLCSVSNVAGRGSTIVEHLIQLFFKRLDALGFSNKQHFQQVGRSLFCLGLLIRYSSSLLHASVSSNNLHVSSSLNLFKKYLQAEDFVIKVRSLQALGYVFIARPECMLEKDVGRILEATLSSNTDTRLKMQSLQNMYEYLLDAESQMGTNNASENEVANTAVGGPSVPVAAGAGDTNICGGIIQLYWSKILERCLDVNEQVRQSSLKIVEVVLRQGLVHPITCVPSLIALETDPQEVNSKLAHHLLMNMNEKYPSFFESRLGDGLQMSFMFIQAMNKGDSQSLKPQSKAPGIMSGKSEPGSFTHARLGVSRIYKLIRGNRISRNKFMASVVRKFDTPSWGDLVGPFLIYCTEILASLPFTSPDEPLYLIYSINRIIQVRAGTVEANMKGFLQFLQAGYQKLNGSGGIQTESNQPIRCQTETMVASTKVEEVLEGDHVGVDYGSVKPYMPHLASLNPHGISNTDLQMIQVECLAAGALQLLLRLKRHLKILYDLNDARCQAYSPNDPLKPGESLSKQSLPFNVNEINIEHPKNYEDFVRRYQEFKNALKEDTVDYAIYTANIKRKRAAPRRSRKSGRMMGGGEDEEYEEDEDWGSGMKSSNSGRRSSSRLRQHL